The following are encoded in a window of Castanea sativa cultivar Marrone di Chiusa Pesio chromosome 9, ASM4071231v1 genomic DNA:
- the LOC142609969 gene encoding protein SODIUM POTASSIUM ROOT DEFECTIVE 3-like — MLCTSQASTAICMSMEEASCSSSSTIQLGGRAIDRHNPIIRDANRSSRTLSAPCSSQAPINPKPYHQLQKTKKSSSSSSSSKPADHKKKKSSTKPIDEKKKSVVKLTDHHIINKNSSQPTDIITRRWTKPVGDLITPPGSSRYLLSDTTLSDSDPVLALAPVEEKKIIQAVNQDESNASKPSSSSSSSSKTSSPDQVVVLRVSLHCKGCEGKVRKHLSRMEGVTSFNIDFAAKKVTIVGDVTPLSVLASVSKVKNAQFWSSSISATSAPAGGSNNVEIKK; from the exons ATGTTGTGCACATCACAAGCCTCAACAGCCATATGTATGAGCATGGAAGAAGCATCATGTTCCTCTTCATCCACAATTCAACTCGGCGGCCGAGCCATCGACCGCCACAACCCAATAATCAGAGATGCAAATAGAAGCTCTAGAACTCTCTCCGCTCCTTGCTCTTCTCAGGCACCCATCAACCCAAAACCTTACCATCAACTCCAAAAGACCAAGAAaagctcttcttcttcttcttcttcaaagccAGCTGAccataagaagaagaaaagttcCACCAAGCCAATtgatgaaaagaagaaaagtgtGGTTAAGCTAACTGATCATCATATTATCAACAAGAACTCTTCTCAGCCAACTGATATTATAACCAGGCGTTGGACTAAACCAGTTGGTGATTTAATCACACCTCCTGGTTCGTCTAGATACTTGTTGAGCGATACGACCTTATCGGATAGCGACCCAGTTTTGGCATTGGCTCCGgttgaagaaaagaagataaTTCAAGCTGTAAATCAAGATGAATCCAATGCTTCAAAaccctcttcctcttcttcgtCTAGCTCAAAAACCTCTTCGCCTGATCAG GTTGTGGTGTTGAGGGTGTCACTACACTGCAAAGGTTGTGAAGGAAAAGTAAGGAAACATCTCTCTAGAATGGAAG GAGTGACATCATTCAACATAGACTTTGCAGCGAAAAAGGTCACAATTGTTGGAGATGTGACCCCATTAAGCGTTCTGGCAAGTGTGTCAAAGGTGAAGAATGCTCAGTTTTGGTCCTCTTCAATTTCAGCAACTTCTGCCCCAGCTGGAGGGTCTAATAATGTTGAAATCAAGAAGTAA
- the LOC142609968 gene encoding UDP-glucuronic acid decarboxylase 1: MMKQLHKPSNVNQRRDDEIPNAPYSPKAFKPTRSLPRSINYLFKEQRLLFILVGILIGSTFFILQPTLSRLSPSEHSSSTTTTVPRTISTIDRVSTRFPVVPAKVGRVPAGISRRRSRIVVTGGAGFVGSHLVDKLIKRGDDVIVIDNFFTGRKENLVHHFGNPRFELIRHDVVEPILLEVDQIYHLACPASPVHYKYNPVKTIKTNVMGTLNMLGLAKRIGARFLLTSTSEVYGDPLEHPQKETYWGNVNPIGERSCYDEGKRTAETLAMDYHRGAGVEVRIARIFNTYGPRMCLDDGRVVSNFVAQAIRKQPLTVYGDGKQTRSFQYVSDLVDGLYALMESEHVGPFNLGNPGEFTMLELAEVVKETIDSSATIEFRPNTADDPHMRKPDISKAKELLNWEPKVSLREGLPLMVSDFQNRILNEDEGKGV, encoded by the exons ATGATGAAACAACTGCACAAGCCATCGAACGTGAACCAAAGAAGAGACGACGAGATCCCAAACGCGCCGTACTCGCCAAAAGCCTTCAAGCCAACTCGATCTCTCCCTCGATCCATCAACTACCTCTTCAAAGAACAGAGGCTTCTTTTCATCCTAGTCGGCATTCTCATCGGCTCCACGTTTTTCATTCTCCAGCCAACGCTCTCTCGACTAAGCCCGTCGGAGCACAGTTCTTCGACGACGACGACGGTCCCGCGCACAATCTCGACTATCGACCGTGTCTCGACTCGGTTTCCCGTCGTTCCGGCCAAGGTCGGGCGGGTCCCAGCTGGGATCTCAAGGCGGAGGTCGAGGATCGTGGTCACCGGCGGAGCCGGTTTCGTCGGTAGTCACCTTGTCGACAAGCTTATCAAGAGAGGTGACGATGTGATTGTGATTGACAATTTCTTCACCGGGAGGAAAGAGAACTTGGTCCACCATTTTGGGAACCCGAGGTTCGAGCTCATTCGACACGATGTTGTCGAGCCTATACTTCTCGAAGTCGATCAGATCTACCACTTGGCTTGCCCTGCCTCTCCTGTTCATTACAAGTACAATCCTGTCAAGACCATT AAGACCAATGTGATGGGGACCTTAAATATGTTGGGTCTGGCAAAGAGAATTGGGGCGAGGTTTTTGCTTACGAGTACTAGTGAGGTTTATGGAGACCCACTTGAGCATCCTCAAAAAGAGACTTATTGGGGAAATGTGAACCCAATTG GTGAGAGGAGTTGCTATGATGAAGGAAAGCGAACGGCGGAAACCTTAGCAATGGATTATCACCGAGGTGCTGGTGTTGAG GTTCGTATAGCTCGCATTTTTAACACATATGGACCTCGTATGTGTTTAGATGATGGGCGTGTTGTCAGCAATTTTGTTGCGCAG GCCATCCGCAAACAGCCATTGACAGTATACGGTGATGGAAAACAGACACGAAGCTTCCAATATGTCTCTGATTTG GTTGACGGACTGTATGCGCTGATGGAAAGTGAGCATGTGGGGCCTTTCAACCTGGGTAACCCAGGGGAATTCACTATGCTAGAGCTTGCAGAG GTCGTCAAAGAAACTATAGATTCAAGTGCAACAATAGAATTCAGACCAAACACTGCTGATGATCCACACATGAGGAAACCAGATATTAGCAAGGCAAAGGAACTGCTGAACTGGGAGCCAAAAGTCTCACTTAGAGAGGGGCTGCCTCTTATGGTGAGTGATTTCCAGAACCGCATTTTGAATGAAGACGAGGGAAAGGgggtttaa
- the LOC142609379 gene encoding large ribosomal subunit protein uL29-like, whose translation MARIKVHELRNKTKAELLAQLKDLKAELALLRVAKVTGGAPNKLSKIKVVRLGIAQVLTVISQKQKSALREVYKNKKYIPLDLRPKKTRAIRRRLTKKQASLKTEREKKKEMYFPLRKYAIKV comes from the exons ATGG CGAGGATTAAGGTACACGAGTTGAGGAACAAGACAAAGGCAGAACTGCTGGCTCAGTTGAAGGACCTCAAAGCTGAGCTCGCTCTTCTCCGAGTCGCTAAGGTCACTGGTGGTGCACCCAACAAGCTCTCCAAGAT aAAGGTAGTGAGGCTTGGAATAGCGCAAGTGTTGACAGTGATATCTCAGAAGCAGAAATCAGCTCTTAGGGAGGTCTACAAGAACAAGAAATACATTCCTCTCGATCTTCGTCCCAAGAAAACCCGTGCTATCCGAAGACGCCTCACCAAGAAACAG GCATCTTTGAAGACAGAGCgtgagaagaagaaggagatgtACTTTCCATTGAGGAAGTATGCTATCAAAGTGTAG